One part of the Cottoperca gobio chromosome 14, fCotGob3.1, whole genome shotgun sequence genome encodes these proteins:
- the rfxap gene encoding regulatory factor X-associated protein isoform X1: MSEDDNSASANKDKDSTLLLTKDGQRYYVSKSGVVDSRNVITPHEPDNNVSSYDMDDADEESDVLDTSDPRDSAASPEELNDEDASEGDSVPKQCTYDGCTETTSQVAKQRKPWMCKKHRNKMYKDKYKKKKSDQAMSSGKIDENSEERPVSVNKQRLGAMGDRPTRPSLIEQVLNQKRLGICGPMPEKCPRLSLLRSPEVISFLQQQQQLLATQSRSQAHQQFQGC; this comes from the exons ATGAGTGAAGATGATAATTCAGCAtcagcaaacaaagacaaagactcGACTCTCCTGCTCACTAAAGACGGACAAAGGTACTACGTGAGTAAGAGTGGAGTAGTCGACAGCAGAAATGTGATAACGCCTCACGAACCGGACAACAATGTCTCCTCTTACGACATGGATGATGCGGACGAGGAGAGCGACGTTCTGGACACTTCGGATCCCAGAGACAGCGCCGCCAGCCCGGAGGAACTCAACGACGAGGATGCCTCGGAGGGCGACAGCGTCCCCAAACAGTGCACCTATGATGGATGCACGGAAACCACGTCGCAGGTGGCCAAGCAGAGGAAACCGTGGATGTGCAAAAAACACCGCAACAAGATGTATAAAGACAagtacaagaagaagaagagtgatcAGGCCATGTCCAGTGGGAAAATTGAT GAAAACTCAGAGGAGCGGCCTGTGTCTGTCAACAAACAGCGTCTAGGTGCAATGGGGGACCGGCCAACCAGACCCTCCCTGATAGAGCAGGTCCTCAACCAGAAAAGACTG GGGATATGTGGACCCATGCCAGAAAAATGCCCCCGACTT TCACTGCTCAGAAGTCCAGAGGTGATCAGcttcctgcagcagcaacaacagctcCTGGCCACACAGAGCCGCAGCCAAGCACATCAGCAGTTCCAGGGCTGTTGA
- the rfxap gene encoding regulatory factor X-associated protein isoform X2, translated as MSEDDNSASANKDKDSTLLLTKDGQRYYVSKSGVVDSRNVITPHEPDNNVSSYDMDDADEESDVLDTSDPRDSAASPEELNDEDASEGDSVPKQCTYDGCTETTSQVAKQRKPWMCKKHRNKMYKDKYKKKKSDQAMSSGKIDENSEERPVSVNKQRLGAMGDRPTRPSLIEQVLNQKRLSLLRSPEVISFLQQQQQLLATQSRSQAHQQFQGC; from the exons ATGAGTGAAGATGATAATTCAGCAtcagcaaacaaagacaaagactcGACTCTCCTGCTCACTAAAGACGGACAAAGGTACTACGTGAGTAAGAGTGGAGTAGTCGACAGCAGAAATGTGATAACGCCTCACGAACCGGACAACAATGTCTCCTCTTACGACATGGATGATGCGGACGAGGAGAGCGACGTTCTGGACACTTCGGATCCCAGAGACAGCGCCGCCAGCCCGGAGGAACTCAACGACGAGGATGCCTCGGAGGGCGACAGCGTCCCCAAACAGTGCACCTATGATGGATGCACGGAAACCACGTCGCAGGTGGCCAAGCAGAGGAAACCGTGGATGTGCAAAAAACACCGCAACAAGATGTATAAAGACAagtacaagaagaagaagagtgatcAGGCCATGTCCAGTGGGAAAATTGAT GAAAACTCAGAGGAGCGGCCTGTGTCTGTCAACAAACAGCGTCTAGGTGCAATGGGGGACCGGCCAACCAGACCCTCCCTGATAGAGCAGGTCCTCAACCAGAAAAGACTG TCACTGCTCAGAAGTCCAGAGGTGATCAGcttcctgcagcagcaacaacagctcCTGGCCACACAGAGCCGCAGCCAAGCACATCAGCAGTTCCAGGGCTGTTGA